A part of Caretta caretta isolate rCarCar2 chromosome 1, rCarCar1.hap1, whole genome shotgun sequence genomic DNA contains:
- the CPOX gene encoding LOW QUALITY PROTEIN: oxygen-dependent coproporphyrinogen-III oxidase, mitochondrial (The sequence of the model RefSeq protein was modified relative to this genomic sequence to represent the inferred CDS: inserted 1 base in 1 codon) — MPCXGAPLAGAGGARGLRAAAPAMSLLLLRGAGGARGALRPCCPWGRAASRRGLSSSSGAGVRPGRRSLLAGLAGAAAALAGLGLARRAEMVSREPVAPSLGEAAEDEDELSRRCGDFMAPPVSGLRELRSRRQDVRSRMEMLIMETQSQVCRALAQVDRGAAFTVDRWERKEGGGGVSCVLQDGNVFEKAGVNVSVVSGHLSEEAVQQMRSRGKTLKTKNGKLPFCAMGVSSVIHPKNPHVPTIHFNYRYFEIEEADGTKQWWFGGGTDLTPTYLNEEDAVHFHKTLKEACDQHNPELYPKYKKWCDDYFYIKHRGERRGIGGIFFDDLDSPSKEEAFQFVQSCAKAIVPCYVPIVKKHSRDPFTPEEKLWQQLRRGRYVEFNLVYDRGTKFGLATPGSRIESILMSLPLTARWQYMHTPPEKSREAEILEVLRNPKDWVH, encoded by the exons ATGCCGT TCGGAGCGCCGCTGGCTGGCGCAGGCGGCGCGCGGGGGCTGCGGGCGGCTGCTCCCGCCatgtcgctgctgctgctgcgtggGGCTGGGGGCGCCCGGGGCGCGCTGCGTCCATGCTGCCCCTGGGGCCGCGCCGCCTCCCGCAGGGGGCTCAGCTCCTCCTCCGGCGCCGGGGTCCGGCCCGGGCGGCGCTCGCTGCTGGCCGGGCTGGCGGGGGCCGCGGCGGCGCTggccgggctggggctggcgcGGCGGGCGGAGATGGTGTCGCGGGAGCCGGTGGCGCCCAGCCTGGGGGAGGCGGCGGAGGACGAGGACGAGCTGTCCCGGCGCTGCGGGGATTTCATGGCCCCGCCGGTGAGCGGGCTgcgggagctgcggagccggcggCAGGACGTGCGGAGCCGCATGGAGATGCTGATCATGGAGACCCAGAGCCAGGTGTGCCGCGCCCTGGCCCAGGTGGATCGCGGCGCCGCCTTCACCGTGGACCggtgggagaggaaagaag gtggtggtggtgtcagtTGTGTGCTCCAGGATGGCAACGTCTTTGAGAAGGCAGGCGTCAATGTTTCTGTAGTTTCTGGGCATCTTTCCGAGGAAGCAGTACAACAGATGAGAAGCAGAGGGAAAACTCTGAAGACCAAAAATG GTAAATTGCCTTTTTGTGCCATGGGTGTAAGCTCCGTTATCCATCCAAAGAATCCTCATGTTCCAACTATACACTTCAACTACAGATACTTTGAAATTGAGGAAGCAGATG GCACTAAGCAGTGGTGGTTTGGTGGTGGAACAGACCTGACTCCAACTTACTTGAATGAAGAGGATGCTGTTCATTTTCACAAAACTCTGAAGGAAGCTTGTGATCAGCATAATCCAGAACTGTACCCCAAATACAAGAAGTG GTGTGATGATTACTTTTACATCAAGCACCGTGGAGAGCGAAGAGGGATTGGGGGCATATTCTTCGATGATCTGGACTCTCCCTCAAAAGAAGAAGCATTTCAGTTTGTGCAGAGTTGTGCCAAAGCCATTGTGCCTTGCTATGTTCCCATTGTGAAGAAACACTCCCGTGACCCTTTCACACCAGAGGAAAAGTTATGGCAACAGCTTCGCAGAGGGAG GTATGTGGAGTTCAATCTTGTTTATGACAGAGGTACAAAGTTTGGCCTTGCAACGCCAGGATCTAGGATTGAAAGCATTCTtatgtctctgccactgactgccaG